A stretch of Aerococcaceae bacterium zg-252 DNA encodes these proteins:
- a CDS encoding Rrf2 family transcriptional regulator: MDTKFSVALHILAMISESKDVLSSQVLAESVGTNASYIRKVIALLKNAGIISSQQGRTGYQLSKSPNEISLLEIYFATQEVNHISLFQIHQNANKKCPVGKHIEKAMIPIFTNVEKHLEDELANQTLEQVIANLYQIANKTRI, from the coding sequence ATGGATACAAAATTTTCAGTGGCACTACACATCTTAGCGATGATTAGCGAGAGTAAAGACGTCTTGAGTTCGCAAGTATTGGCAGAGAGCGTAGGTACGAATGCCAGCTATATCCGAAAGGTCATTGCATTGCTTAAGAATGCTGGTATTATTTCGTCTCAGCAAGGACGTACTGGGTATCAGTTGAGTAAATCGCCCAATGAGATTTCATTACTTGAGATTTATTTTGCCACACAGGAAGTGAATCATATCAGTCTTTTTCAAATTCATCAAAATGCCAACAAAAAATGCCCTGTTGGGAAACATATTGAAAAAGCGATGATTCCTATTTTTACGAATGTAGAAAAACATTTAGAAGATGAATTAGCTAATCAGACCTTGGAACAGGTCATTGCGAATCTTTATCAAATTGCTAATAAAACACGAATCTGA
- a CDS encoding NADP-dependent oxidoreductase: MKAAQHTTYNKNNIQLTVTDIAKPQITSKQVLVKVTAAGVNPLDNMISRGEVKMIVPYKLPQTAGNELVGLVEEVGAAVTNFEIGERVFGRLPLDSIGAFAEYVAVDASALAKVPDYLTDVEAAAIPLTALTIMQALDLMQAQSGKTIFISGGTGGVGGMAIPIAKAKGLTVITNGDGANAERVLALGADRFIDYKTEDYTQTVSDVDYVLDTLGGNETEKQMTIMKKGGHLVSLRAMPNGEFAKRMNMPLHKQILFGTAGLKFDQMAAKYGVHYHFIFVTSNGKQLQEVADIFSERQIKPSIDTVYPFEEVNAALDKVANGRSRGKTVLSF, translated from the coding sequence ATGAAAGCAGCACAACACACAACTTATAATAAAAATAATATTCAATTAACGGTAACAGATATAGCAAAACCACAAATTACGAGTAAGCAAGTTTTGGTTAAAGTGACAGCAGCAGGTGTCAATCCTTTAGATAATATGATTTCTCGTGGTGAAGTTAAGATGATTGTCCCTTATAAATTACCACAAACAGCCGGAAATGAATTAGTTGGTTTAGTCGAAGAAGTTGGAGCAGCCGTTACCAATTTTGAAATTGGAGAGCGTGTTTTTGGACGTTTACCGCTAGACAGTATTGGAGCATTTGCTGAATATGTAGCAGTAGATGCAAGTGCTTTGGCAAAAGTACCGGATTATTTAACCGATGTTGAAGCAGCAGCGATTCCACTTACTGCATTGACAATTATGCAAGCACTTGATTTAATGCAAGCACAATCAGGTAAAACGATTTTTATTTCAGGTGGTACTGGTGGTGTCGGTGGTATGGCGATTCCGATTGCGAAAGCAAAGGGTCTGACAGTTATTACTAATGGTGACGGTGCTAATGCTGAACGTGTCTTAGCATTAGGAGCAGACCGATTTATTGACTACAAAACAGAAGATTATACGCAGACTGTAAGTGATGTGGATTATGTTTTAGATACACTTGGTGGTAATGAAACGGAAAAACAAATGACGATTATGAAAAAAGGTGGTCATTTAGTGTCACTACGTGCGATGCCGAATGGTGAATTTGCTAAACGAATGAACATGCCACTTCATAAGCAGATTCTATTTGGAACTGCTGGGTTAAAATTTGACCAAATGGCAGCAAAATATGGGGTTCATTATCATTTTATCTTTGTAACAAGTAATGGAAAACAATTACAAGAAGTAGCTGATATCTTTAGTGAACGTCAAATCAAGCCGTCAATTGATACTGTTTATCCATTTGAAGAAGTGAATGCTGCACTCGATAAGGTAGCGAATGGTCGTTCTCGTGGAAAAACTGTTTTGAGTTTCTAA
- a CDS encoding GNAT family N-acetyltransferase, with the protein MEFTVKEIKDKEVKEKISKEVLYDLPEWFGMPESTEEYITDSQDKPFLASFYQDEIVGFIVLNTTSPDCADIFVMGIKKKFHRQGAATQLNEEYEKLAKDLGYTYSQVKTVQSGHYKEYDITNSFYTSVGYKELEVFPTLWDEWNPCQIYIKYLGN; encoded by the coding sequence ATGGAGTTTACTGTTAAAGAAATAAAAGATAAAGAAGTAAAGGAAAAGATTTCTAAGGAAGTTCTTTATGATCTTCCAGAATGGTTTGGTATGCCAGAAAGCACAGAAGAATATATCACTGATTCACAAGACAAACCTTTCTTGGCATCTTTTTATCAAGATGAGATTGTAGGATTTATAGTTTTAAATACTACAAGTCCAGACTGTGCGGATATATTTGTAATGGGAATAAAAAAGAAATTTCATCGACAAGGTGCAGCAACACAATTAAATGAAGAGTACGAAAAATTAGCTAAGGATTTGGGATATACCTATTCCCAAGTAAAAACAGTTCAATCTGGGCACTATAAAGAATATGATATAACAAATAGTTTTTATACTTCGGTAGGTTATAAGGAGTTAGAAGTCTTTCCAACCTTATGGGATGAATGGAATCCTTGCCAAATTTATATTAAATATTTAGGTAATTAA
- a CDS encoding SDR family NAD(P)-dependent oxidoreductase: MVKTIIITGSTDGIGKHLAMKLASEGHEIILHGRNQEKLRATRSDIELKTGNKRIHGYLADFSKMEEVYRFAQEIQRDFEKIDVLLNNAGAYFGDARVATAENIEMTFMLSVQVPYILTTELLPLLKQAELGRVIHTSSFMHHFAQIKDLDFGLEQRYSAAMAYNNSKLFTIWLAMEQAKLFAQQKLNVTVNAYHPGLISTNLGNDNVKRNLRSTLLTTLMKPFSKDLDKGIETGYYLINSSDVANISGRYFSNNKLARVNLKGYNALKGKALMNYCEAKLNQFNRGARIDE, translated from the coding sequence ATGGTAAAAACAATCATCATTACAGGTTCTACGGACGGTATTGGAAAACATTTAGCAATGAAGTTAGCCAGTGAAGGACATGAAATTATCTTGCATGGTCGCAATCAAGAAAAATTGCGAGCAACTCGCAGTGATATTGAATTAAAAACAGGTAATAAACGCATTCATGGATACTTGGCTGATTTTTCAAAAATGGAAGAGGTCTATCGTTTTGCACAAGAAATACAAAGAGATTTCGAAAAAATTGATGTTTTATTGAACAATGCAGGTGCTTATTTTGGGGATGCTCGTGTTGCAACGGCAGAAAATATTGAGATGACCTTTATGTTATCTGTTCAAGTACCGTATATTTTAACAACTGAATTATTGCCATTGTTAAAACAAGCAGAGTTGGGCAGAGTGATTCATACTTCTTCTTTCATGCATCATTTTGCTCAAATAAAAGATTTAGATTTTGGGCTTGAGCAGAGATATTCAGCAGCTATGGCTTATAATAATTCAAAATTATTTACTATTTGGTTAGCTATGGAACAGGCAAAATTATTTGCACAACAAAAACTCAATGTGACAGTTAATGCTTATCATCCGGGACTAATTTCAACAAATTTAGGAAATGATAATGTGAAACGTAATTTAAGAAGTACGCTATTGACTACATTGATGAAACCTTTTTCAAAAGACTTAGATAAAGGGATTGAAACAGGATACTATCTTATAAATTCATCTGATGTAGCAAATATTTCTGGAAGATATTTTTCTAATAATAAATTAGCAAGAGTTAATTTAAAAGGTTATAACGCATTAAAAGGGAAAGCTTTAATGAACTACTGTGAGGCTAAACTAAATCAATTTAATAGGGGAGCTAGAATTGATGAATAA
- a CDS encoding alpha/beta hydrolase, translating into MSYIITKNQYINVAGNQIAYRELGKGKSALPLVMLVHLAATLDNWDPKLLDLIAVKHHVIVLDLPGVGGSQGKVAATIPGMAEQAIEIINTMGYEHINLLGLSMGGMIAQEIVRIKPSLVNRLILAGTGPRGGKEIDKVTGKTFRYMLKAAIERIDPKRYIFYNHDEEGKVEANKVLGRMGTRQAAYADKEMRVPGFLTQLKAIKRWGKAAQDDLSYITQPTLIVNGDKDMQVPTQNSYDMHEKIVDSRLIIYPKAGHGSIFQFADEFAKELIEFLEN; encoded by the coding sequence ATGTCATATATCATAACTAAAAATCAATATATTAATGTTGCAGGAAATCAAATTGCCTATCGTGAATTAGGTAAAGGAAAGTCAGCTTTACCTTTAGTGATGCTTGTCCATTTAGCAGCTACTTTGGATAATTGGGATCCTAAACTATTAGATTTAATTGCAGTGAAACATCATGTGATTGTGTTAGATTTACCCGGAGTAGGTGGTAGTCAAGGTAAGGTTGCAGCAACGATTCCAGGAATGGCTGAACAAGCGATTGAGATTATTAATACTATGGGATATGAGCATATCAATCTACTAGGTTTATCCATGGGTGGAATGATTGCTCAAGAAATAGTACGCATTAAGCCGAGTTTAGTTAATCGTTTAATATTAGCGGGTACAGGCCCACGTGGTGGTAAAGAAATTGATAAAGTAACCGGTAAAACATTCCGTTATATGCTGAAAGCAGCCATTGAGCGAATTGACCCTAAACGTTATATTTTCTACAATCACGATGAAGAGGGGAAAGTTGAGGCAAATAAAGTTTTAGGACGCATGGGAACAAGACAGGCTGCTTATGCAGATAAAGAGATGCGTGTTCCAGGATTCTTAACCCAATTGAAAGCTATTAAACGTTGGGGCAAAGCTGCTCAAGATGATTTAAGCTATATTACACAACCTACATTAATTGTTAATGGGGATAAAGATATGCAAGTTCCAACACAAAATTCGTATGATATGCATGAAAAAATAGTCGATAGTAGACTGATTATTTATCCTAAAGCAGGACATGGCTCTATCTTTCAGTTTGCTGATGAATTTGCAAAAGAATTGATTGAGTTTTTGGAGAACTAA